The genome window CCGAATTAGATTCTCTTCAAGACCTAAGAACCAAATTTTGTAACGTATAAAACTTAGACATTATAGAtacttacattattttttagatACAGTACTTACAACATGTGTAGAATCATATACCCCATTATGGGTCATCGTAACGTGTTAGACAGAGTATAATCACTAGAAATAAGAATAAATATTCTGATGGAATATATCattcataagaaaaaataattcaatcTCAGTGACTACAATCTGATTTTAAGATACTAGAATTAAACATTATAAGATAtggttttataattatgaaaaataataatgtatatatgaaatttaattaattattggaaTCTGTAGGGCAAACCCAAGGAtcaactgttgttgttgttgttgttgtagtagtagtagtacctgAAGAGCCTTTGGTcggagctgaagaagaagatgagacatTGTTATGGATCTCTGGTCTCTTTTCCGACCGACGGTCAAACTCCGAGAACTGCCTCATCATTAGCTGATGGTTATGATCATCAACCGTTGGATGGTGATTTTGCTGTAATGATCCGAGATTCATTGAGTCAAGCTCGTGGAGAGGAGAAagtgttgtttgatggttatgatgatgatgttgatgagacAAAAGAGACTGAAATGTAGAAACTTGGTGAGTCTGACTCTGAGGGAGAGGTAGATCTGGGAAGGTCATGGAAGTAGTGGAGTGATGATTGTTGagtatagaagaagatgaaggattCAAAGGTTGATGATGAGGTTTTTGAGGGATTGGACGAAAAGGGTTGTACGTAAGAGGATCTGAGGGAGATCGGAAAATATCGAAACGGCGAGTAGTGGAGGAGACAGGGTGGGAGAAAGGAGAGGCAGGGACGCCGGTGAATTCTTGAACCATAGCCCGGAAGTTAGAAGTGTCGGTGGTGAGAACGGTGGTGGGAGCTCTTCTTGAAGCTCTTGTTCGTTTTCTAGGGTTTCGGGAAGAAGAGGGAGGAGGAGGgggaggcggtggtggtggaggagggaGGAGATGGGTTTGTTTGAGGATGTCATCGGAGATGAGATTGTTTACAAAGTTTAGATAAGTAgcggaagaggaggaggaagagccGTAGAAGGCAGAGGAAGAAGGCGGTGGTTGGAAAGGAGGAAGGAAGAAAGAGGAGTGAGCTGGTGGAGCACCAGTTGATGAAGACTCGTGGTCGTCGCTTGAAGATTGCAAACTTCCACTATTACAAGAATCCATATGGACatggaagaaagaaacaagaacataaaagagaagaagatgagaggtggatctagggttttgagaaaTGATGCGTATTggagaggagaaagagaaagaagaagagatagcaAAAAGGGTTTCTACTTAAAGAGGTTGAAGGGAGAGGTATGGTGTCGCCATTGATGGAGAGAGGCGGTGGCTGGCAAAGAGTCAAACTCAATCTGAAAGCGAAaacgaaagagaagagagagaaatatatCTTTCTTTATCTAGTGGGGATGTGATGAATGTGAAAGGATAGATAGTGTTGgatttttacaacaaaatatatatacacacaaaataagcaactaattatatatatatactagatttatACCATGGgtctataatttttattattactaataatttatattgtatttgctTGTTAAATTGTggttgttttgtaaataaaggaataactaaaattttcagCCACTTAaggaataattaaaattttcagccATTCAAACGGctaaaatgttaatattaatttttaacgtGGTATGTgtgactatttttttgttaaatttagtttgttttatttagtgtttgagattctatttggttttttagttattagaacaaaaaaataaaggatctaaatacataataagtaatttaagaAGACCTAGTAATTGAGTGACAGCATTCCTTGACCAATTCTATAAACAGCCAATCAGGCATATCCTCCCCTCTATGCCTTGCGGTAATTATTCCTCTGGCATTACGACCTTTACTGATGAGAAAGAAGGCCATATGGAGTAAAGAGAAGCGTTATTTACACAGAGGAATGGAAAAAATTAagctgtgattaagtcacattttcataatgatttacttattttacaaaatcttagtTAAAGTAAGTTGATttgatatgtcaaa of Camelina sativa cultivar DH55 unplaced genomic scaffold, Cs unpScaffold00485, whole genome shotgun sequence contains these proteins:
- the LOC104773182 gene encoding transcriptional regulatory protein UME6-like; this encodes MDSCNSGSLQSSSDDHESSSTGAPPAHSSFFLPPFQPPPSSSAFYGSSSSSSATYLNFVNNLISDDILKQTHLLPPPPPPPPPPPPSSSRNPRKRTRASRRAPTTVLTTDTSNFRAMVQEFTGVPASPFSHPVSSTTRRFDIFRSPSDPLTYNPFRPIPQKPHHQPLNPSSSSILNNHHSTTSMTFPDLPLPQSQTHQVSTFQSLLSHQHHHHNHQTTLSPLHELDSMNLGSLQQNHHPTVDDHNHQLMMRQFSEFDRRSEKRPEIHNNVSSSSSAPTKGSSGTTTTTTTTTTTVDPWVCPTDSNN